Proteins co-encoded in one Nonlabens agnitus genomic window:
- a CDS encoding DUF6056 family protein has protein sequence MLQLDKNSHQGLMIIILLGFFVVIPFLFVVKYATLSADDFPRAVFDIQDFFRNYSSWYKMHNGRFVNAFFSLLPIYSPTPLRLMLFINFVFNFIALRFFLFELFSFYGIQVSKKVNFIATIVFFSLLIVQMPSLVDYFYWYASMTVYSISFCCFLMTLAYLFKMMRGDKRAIIWSMLFSILAIGSSELFILLLNSIVAVFLFVDYINRKQVVRSLIYLQLIVIAASVLVILSPGSANRQQAFEQSGNFINALSVTWREILFFFSNEFSNLQDYLTYSVIVMLIALVLIKSKNSVSLKYINPLILLLFSITLLICILFTPSYAMGGLPFNYGRVGNLIHLLWLVIVLVNTINLMVALKKQQWIDWSIGEYWCLPTLLVLLTTSVVRSSNVNNIYDDLINDRFEKSENDRNDRLLRVINSREVNIVLEPMMMPKTLQYTDVTSNPDHWYNKSYVNYFNAKYDININTVRVENKTASAVEALD, from the coding sequence ATGCTACAATTAGATAAAAATTCGCATCAAGGACTTATGATAATTATACTATTAGGTTTCTTTGTTGTTATTCCTTTTCTATTTGTTGTAAAGTATGCGACATTGTCTGCAGATGATTTTCCAAGAGCGGTCTTTGATATTCAAGATTTTTTTAGGAATTATAGTTCCTGGTATAAAATGCATAATGGGCGTTTTGTAAACGCATTTTTTAGTCTACTTCCAATCTATAGCCCTACGCCTCTCCGATTAATGCTTTTTATAAACTTTGTCTTCAATTTTATAGCCTTAAGATTTTTTCTGTTCGAACTATTTTCCTTTTATGGGATACAAGTATCTAAGAAAGTCAATTTCATAGCCACGATCGTTTTCTTTTCTTTATTAATAGTTCAAATGCCATCCTTGGTCGACTACTTCTATTGGTATGCTTCAATGACCGTATATTCCATATCGTTCTGTTGCTTTTTAATGACATTAGCATACCTTTTTAAAATGATGCGAGGCGATAAAAGAGCAATTATCTGGTCTATGCTGTTTTCGATACTAGCCATTGGTAGTAGTGAGCTGTTTATTTTATTACTCAATAGCATAGTAGCCGTCTTTCTATTCGTAGATTACATAAACAGAAAGCAAGTAGTACGCTCTTTAATTTACCTTCAGCTTATCGTCATTGCCGCATCAGTACTGGTAATTTTATCTCCTGGGTCGGCTAATCGCCAACAAGCATTTGAACAAAGTGGTAATTTCATCAATGCCCTTTCGGTAACCTGGAGAGAGATATTATTTTTCTTTAGTAATGAGTTCTCTAACCTTCAAGATTATCTTACTTATAGTGTTATAGTCATGCTTATTGCATTAGTTCTCATCAAATCAAAAAATAGCGTTTCACTCAAGTACATAAACCCTTTAATACTATTGCTTTTCAGTATTACTCTTTTAATCTGTATTTTATTTACACCAAGCTATGCCATGGGAGGATTACCGTTCAATTATGGAAGGGTTGGGAATCTAATCCATTTGCTATGGTTAGTGATAGTTTTAGTTAATACAATAAACTTGATGGTTGCTTTGAAAAAACAACAATGGATCGATTGGTCTATTGGCGAGTACTGGTGTTTGCCAACTCTATTGGTTCTGCTTACGACGTCAGTTGTGCGTAGTTCTAATGTAAATAATATTTATGACGACTTGATTAATGATCGCTTTGAAAAATCAGAGAATGATAGGAACGATAGATTATTGAGAGTTATAAATTCTAGAGAGGTCAATATAGTTTTAGAGCCTATGATGATGCCCAAAACCCTACAATACACAGATGTTACCTCAAATCCAGACCACTGGTATAATAAAAGTTACGTGAATTATTTCAATGCTAAGTACGATATAAATATCAACACAGTAAGAGTTGAGAATAAGACTGCTTCTGCCGTTGAAGCGCTTGACTAA
- a CDS encoding glycosyltransferase, whose product MIAVIVPCYNEEKRLKVSAFKEFIKANGKYHFFFVDDGSTDETYQMLYDNFYEDSRSNIIKADFNLGKGEAIRFAISKIPHQSFHYLAFIDADLEIPLDQLIELEKAFYSIPDTIAGLSIRIEIGNKKSSLVRRVGSSMIRKISSKLIGFSVPIRDTQCGCKMFSVRILDVFKEPFISSWLFDIEIILRIRNKYDKEGQSIRQIPLRKLNSVDGKINYKAAAILKLTQQLNKIRRCYN is encoded by the coding sequence ATGATTGCAGTTATTGTCCCATGCTACAATGAAGAAAAACGCCTGAAAGTATCAGCGTTTAAAGAGTTCATAAAGGCAAACGGTAAATATCATTTCTTTTTTGTGGATGATGGTAGTACAGATGAAACTTATCAAATGTTATATGATAATTTTTATGAAGATTCCAGATCAAATATAATTAAGGCTGATTTTAATTTAGGTAAAGGTGAAGCTATACGCTTTGCAATCAGCAAAATACCCCATCAGTCATTTCATTACCTTGCTTTTATTGACGCTGATTTAGAAATCCCGTTAGATCAATTAATTGAACTGGAAAAAGCTTTCTATTCAATACCTGATACGATTGCTGGCCTATCTATAAGAATCGAAATAGGTAACAAGAAATCCTCGTTGGTACGTAGGGTTGGAAGTTCTATGATTAGAAAAATTTCGTCAAAACTCATAGGCTTTAGTGTTCCCATTCGGGATACTCAGTGCGGTTGTAAGATGTTTTCAGTCCGTATTCTAGATGTTTTCAAGGAACCATTTATATCAAGTTGGCTTTTTGATATTGAGATCATTTTGAGAATCAGGAATAAATATGATAAAGAGGGACAATCCATACGTCAAATTCCGTTACGTAAATTGAATTCCGTTGATGGAAAAATTAATTATAAAGCGGCTGCTATTTTGAAGTTGACACAACAATTAAATAAGATACGTAGATGCTACAATTAG
- a CDS encoding ABC transporter permease, giving the protein MNEEKWLYEIKPKGKLIDLNLKEIWRYRDLLVLFIKRDITTAYKQTILGPLWFLIQPLFTSVVFTLIFNEVAGIDNGAIPNFLFNLTGLTLWSYFKEVLSVSSSAFTSNAGLFGKVYFPRFIAPASRVLSGLFKFGIQLIILVIFYAYYYYKGMDILPSVGLPLVLVILLNIILLGMGSGLILSALTTKYRDLNVLIGFGLNLLLYLSAVMYSLEAARDKLKEYYWAVEWNPIAHVIESYRSLWFNSLEIHWTGIYTGLALGIIIFFLGLIVFNKTEKTFIDTV; this is encoded by the coding sequence ATGAATGAAGAAAAGTGGTTATATGAAATCAAGCCTAAAGGGAAGTTGATTGACCTCAATCTTAAGGAGATATGGCGATATAGAGATTTGCTAGTACTATTTATAAAACGAGACATCACAACAGCGTATAAACAAACCATCTTGGGGCCGCTTTGGTTCCTCATCCAGCCGTTGTTTACTAGTGTAGTTTTTACCTTAATATTCAATGAAGTAGCAGGTATAGACAATGGTGCCATACCTAACTTCTTGTTTAACTTGACAGGCCTGACCTTATGGAGCTATTTTAAGGAAGTATTGAGCGTTTCAAGTTCAGCTTTTACGTCCAATGCAGGTCTATTCGGTAAAGTGTATTTCCCTCGCTTTATTGCACCAGCTTCTAGGGTGCTATCAGGTTTGTTTAAGTTTGGTATTCAACTGATCATTTTAGTGATTTTCTATGCCTACTATTATTACAAGGGAATGGACATTCTACCTAGTGTAGGCTTGCCTTTGGTATTAGTCATATTGCTCAATATTATCTTGTTAGGCATGGGGTCTGGACTAATCCTTTCCGCCTTGACGACAAAATATCGCGATTTGAACGTGTTAATCGGGTTTGGATTGAACCTACTGCTATACCTGAGCGCAGTAATGTATTCATTAGAAGCGGCAAGGGATAAATTAAAAGAGTATTACTGGGCCGTAGAGTGGAATCCCATTGCTCACGTCATAGAGAGTTATCGCAGTCTGTGGTTCAATAGTCTGGAAATTCACTGGACGGGCATCTATACTGGACTAGCCTTGGGTATAATCATCTTTTTTTTAGGATTGATTGTCTTTAATAAGACAGAGAAGACTTTTATTGATACGGTGTAA
- a CDS encoding polysaccharide biosynthesis tyrosine autokinase, with protein sequence MEEEKEVNALSGIFDVKQFLQKLLKLWWLFLLCMIIGLSYAYYKNQFIQTFYRIESLISIKDNNNPLFTSNQSLTFNWGGTTDKVTTAITQFKSRSHAEVVVDQLQFYVNYIKEGDYYNIDAYKQTPFYVFVDTSNAQLYQKNIRIKVLDNDRFELSTTFGGTIAGGFDYAKKEPTSVQVPQGDWSQIFRFGEKIELPFLKVTIERRSDQVSAGEWLFNLGNYWGTVMRYKGIAVSQQPDGSSILNLSMQGLNKQRLIDYINKSSEVLVTEELRKKNKFAVSTIKYIDSSLQKQSKLLKESEEELSTFRNNTQLLDATVQNTDFNSKLTGFEIQKRDLLNRLNYYENLDTYLKRRSDYTAIQAPSVVGISEGSIGGFIAQLIGLSEERKRLEFSLKPDAPAFREIDRQIDALKTVIYENIENSTSLLESELSQINREIGKLENQIKRLPKEQQEFLKIQRQFDITQQAYNVFQAKRAEAELVKAANVSDVYIIDEAKDTGQGGSQRDSNINYLIALLIGIAVPVTVAFILTLLDSFIHSPKDLEKLSPVPLIGVIGQVKHDNNLVVYEKPRSAIAEAFRGLRSSLHFIYNQDTGSNTGSKTIMVTSSVSGEGKTFTSINLATVFALSGKRTILVGLDLRKPKIFDDFYIENTIGVSNYLVKDATLNEIIKSSGIENLDLALSGPVPPNPSELILKKQMAIMIDELKQSYDYVILDTPPLGLVADAMEISKYADASLYVVRQGYTKRGMLDIVNDKYVKGELGNVSLLFNYFSDKARYGYGYGYGYGYGAYGNGYHQDNAPKTAADRLKQQISKLFTLSRKRG encoded by the coding sequence ATGGAAGAAGAAAAAGAAGTTAACGCGTTATCAGGCATTTTTGATGTCAAGCAGTTCCTGCAAAAGCTATTGAAACTTTGGTGGCTGTTTTTGCTGTGCATGATCATAGGCTTGTCATATGCCTATTACAAGAATCAGTTTATCCAGACGTTTTACAGAATTGAGTCCTTGATCAGTATCAAAGACAACAATAACCCTTTATTTACGAGTAATCAAAGCTTGACATTTAATTGGGGTGGAACTACAGACAAGGTTACTACGGCCATCACCCAATTCAAATCCAGATCCCATGCAGAGGTGGTTGTGGATCAATTGCAATTCTACGTCAACTATATCAAAGAAGGAGATTATTACAATATTGACGCCTATAAGCAAACTCCATTCTATGTTTTTGTGGATACGTCCAATGCCCAATTGTATCAAAAAAACATACGGATTAAGGTGTTGGACAATGATAGGTTTGAATTGAGCACCACCTTTGGCGGGACTATAGCTGGCGGATTTGATTATGCAAAAAAAGAACCCACCAGCGTCCAGGTGCCACAAGGAGACTGGAGTCAAATCTTCCGCTTTGGAGAAAAGATAGAACTACCCTTTTTAAAAGTAACCATCGAGCGACGATCAGATCAGGTCAGTGCTGGAGAATGGTTGTTCAACCTAGGTAATTATTGGGGAACGGTCATGCGTTATAAAGGCATTGCCGTAAGCCAGCAACCCGATGGATCCTCCATTTTGAACCTGAGTATGCAAGGTCTGAACAAACAACGGCTTATTGATTATATTAATAAGAGTAGCGAGGTGCTGGTTACAGAAGAGTTGCGCAAGAAAAACAAGTTTGCGGTAAGTACGATCAAATACATAGACAGCAGCCTTCAAAAACAGAGCAAATTGTTGAAGGAGTCAGAAGAAGAGTTGTCAACTTTCAGGAACAACACACAACTGTTAGATGCTACGGTTCAAAATACAGATTTCAATTCAAAACTTACCGGCTTTGAAATCCAGAAAAGGGATTTATTGAACCGATTGAATTATTACGAAAACCTAGACACCTATTTAAAGCGCAGGTCAGATTATACTGCGATTCAAGCGCCGTCTGTGGTAGGTATTTCAGAAGGTAGTATAGGCGGATTCATTGCGCAATTGATAGGACTTTCAGAAGAACGCAAGCGTCTGGAATTCAGTTTGAAGCCAGATGCTCCAGCCTTTAGGGAAATTGACCGTCAAATTGATGCATTGAAAACGGTGATCTATGAGAATATAGAAAACTCTACCTCACTACTGGAAAGTGAACTTTCTCAGATCAATAGAGAAATAGGGAAGCTGGAAAATCAGATCAAAAGATTGCCTAAGGAACAACAGGAATTTTTGAAGATCCAGCGTCAGTTTGATATTACCCAACAAGCTTATAATGTATTCCAGGCTAAACGCGCAGAGGCAGAATTGGTCAAAGCGGCTAATGTATCTGACGTGTACATCATCGATGAGGCAAAGGATACCGGTCAAGGTGGTAGCCAGCGGGATAGTAATATCAATTACTTGATCGCACTATTGATAGGAATCGCAGTGCCTGTGACAGTAGCGTTTATCCTAACGTTATTGGATAGTTTTATTCATTCTCCTAAAGATTTGGAAAAATTATCGCCAGTTCCATTGATAGGAGTCATAGGACAAGTCAAGCACGACAATAATCTTGTGGTATATGAAAAGCCAAGATCTGCCATTGCAGAAGCTTTTAGAGGATTGCGATCTAGTCTGCATTTTATCTACAATCAGGATACAGGTTCCAACACCGGCTCAAAAACGATTATGGTGACCAGTAGTGTCAGCGGTGAAGGAAAAACCTTTACTAGTATCAATCTGGCAACAGTGTTTGCATTAAGTGGCAAAAGAACCATATTGGTAGGATTGGATTTAAGAAAGCCTAAAATATTTGATGATTTCTATATTGAAAACACCATTGGAGTCTCCAATTATTTGGTGAAGGATGCAACACTGAATGAGATCATAAAATCTTCGGGAATAGAAAATCTGGATCTAGCGCTATCAGGTCCTGTGCCGCCTAATCCTAGTGAGCTTATATTAAAAAAGCAGATGGCTATCATGATAGACGAATTGAAGCAATCTTATGATTACGTTATTCTAGACACGCCGCCTCTAGGACTGGTGGCAGACGCCATGGAAATATCAAAGTATGCAGACGCCAGCCTGTATGTGGTGCGCCAGGGATATACTAAAAGAGGCATGCTCGACATTGTAAATGATAAATATGTCAAGGGAGAATTAGGTAATGTAAGCTTACTGTTTAACTACTTTAGTGACAAGGCGCGTTATGGCTACGGTTATGGCTACGGCTACGGTTATGGAGCCTACGGTAACGGTTATCACCAAGATAATGCCCCTAAAACAGCAGCAGATCGACTGAAGCAACAGATTAGTAAATTATTTACGCTTTCGCGAAAGCGAGGTTAG
- a CDS encoding polysaccharide biosynthesis/export family protein has translation MRRLTFVWMIGLLLAISSCIPLNKITYLQESKSVAVDSLMMARRLQPPYRLQVNDVLNISLYQSADERLTKLFSPASGESVSGAGVNGYGIDIRGDIRLPEIGTVKAIGLTTDELQEKLKQILLEKYFKQEEELFLTVKLAGISYTMVGEVGGTGIQSVQREQINIIEAIAAGGGVPVTGDLTAVKIVRNYPDGVKVHELDLTNLDIVYSPYYYIQPNDMIVVDPLPQKVTGVGTTAISTFGTIVSVLGTIVTSVLLFTRL, from the coding sequence ATGCGTAGGCTCACGTTTGTATGGATGATAGGATTGCTGCTTGCAATATCATCTTGCATCCCTTTAAATAAAATCACTTACCTGCAAGAGTCAAAATCTGTAGCTGTGGATAGCTTGATGATGGCAAGACGTTTACAACCACCGTACCGATTACAGGTGAACGACGTATTGAACATCAGCTTGTATCAAAGTGCAGACGAACGATTGACAAAGCTATTTTCGCCTGCAAGTGGTGAATCCGTGAGCGGCGCTGGAGTGAATGGATATGGGATTGATATACGTGGTGACATTAGACTGCCTGAGATAGGAACGGTAAAAGCCATAGGCCTGACCACCGATGAACTGCAGGAAAAGTTGAAACAAATTTTACTGGAAAAATATTTCAAACAAGAAGAGGAGCTGTTCTTGACCGTAAAGCTAGCAGGTATTTCGTACACCATGGTAGGTGAGGTAGGTGGAACGGGTATTCAATCCGTCCAACGCGAACAGATCAACATCATCGAGGCCATTGCTGCCGGTGGTGGTGTCCCGGTTACCGGAGATTTGACAGCGGTCAAAATTGTTAGAAATTATCCTGATGGGGTAAAGGTGCATGAGTTGGACCTTACCAATCTTGATATTGTGTATTCGCCATATTATTACATCCAGCCCAATGACATGATTGTGGTCGATCCGCTGCCGCAAAAGGTTACTGGCGTGGGAACTACGGCTATATCTACCTTTGGGACCATTGTGTCAGTATTGGGGACTATTGTTACTTCTGTATTACTATTCACGCGTCTATAG
- a CDS encoding ABC-F family ATP-binding cassette domain-containing protein, with the protein MNYLSVENVSRAFADKALFENVSLGINEGQKIGFVAKNGYGKTSLLNIIAGREQPDSGSVNKRSDLRMAFLSQEPDLDPNQTIEEVILASDIPTIQIIARYEKAMENMDDADAYQKAFDQMESAQAWDFETKYKQILSKLKLDDLSQKVGKLSGGQKKRIAMAIALLSDPQLLIMDEPTNHLDLEMIEWLEEYFKQEDYTILMVTHDRYFLDRVCNEIIELDNGHLYTYKGNYSYYVEKKEERLEIEQTTQEKAQQLFKKELQWMRRQPKARTTKSKSRIDDFYQIKEAASNRRKEHNVELEINMQRMGTKVVELHKISKSFGDKTLIENFDYNFQRGERVGIIGKNGTGKSTFLNIINGDLAPDTGKVTIGETIKIGYYTQGGIDIKPGQKVIDVIKEYGEYIPLQKGKIISASQLLERFLFDNKKKHDFVEKLSGGERKRLYLCTILIQNPNFLILDEPTNDLDIPTLNVLENFLMDFPGCIVVVSHDRYFMDKIVDHLLVFNQSGEITDFPGNYSDFRAYVGTTDIALEKETVKTPEVKAAPKPEKPKSNTGISREDQKELSRLENKVKQLEAERKKLQDSFLDESIDPETMTENSIKLGKVKEELEEKEMEWLELTERLGV; encoded by the coding sequence ATGAATTATTTGAGTGTAGAAAATGTATCGCGTGCGTTTGCAGACAAAGCGCTGTTTGAAAATGTATCGCTGGGCATCAACGAAGGCCAAAAAATTGGCTTTGTAGCAAAAAACGGTTACGGTAAAACCTCACTGCTCAATATCATTGCCGGCAGGGAACAACCGGACTCTGGTAGCGTCAACAAACGCAGCGATTTGCGTATGGCGTTTCTATCGCAAGAGCCGGACCTGGATCCAAACCAAACGATTGAGGAGGTCATTCTAGCCTCTGATATTCCTACCATCCAGATCATCGCTCGATACGAAAAGGCGATGGAGAACATGGATGATGCAGATGCCTACCAAAAAGCATTTGACCAGATGGAATCTGCACAGGCTTGGGATTTTGAAACCAAATACAAACAGATCCTATCCAAACTCAAGCTGGACGATCTTTCGCAAAAAGTAGGCAAGCTAAGTGGTGGCCAGAAAAAGCGCATCGCCATGGCGATCGCCTTATTATCAGATCCGCAATTGTTGATCATGGATGAGCCTACCAACCATCTGGATCTAGAGATGATCGAGTGGCTGGAGGAGTATTTTAAGCAGGAAGATTACACCATATTGATGGTAACACACGACCGTTATTTCCTAGATCGTGTGTGTAATGAAATTATTGAATTGGACAACGGTCATCTTTACACCTACAAAGGCAATTATTCGTATTATGTAGAGAAAAAGGAAGAGCGACTCGAGATCGAGCAAACCACCCAGGAAAAAGCACAACAACTCTTTAAAAAGGAATTGCAATGGATGCGTCGCCAGCCCAAGGCGCGCACGACAAAGTCCAAATCCCGAATCGACGATTTTTACCAAATCAAAGAGGCAGCCTCCAACCGTCGCAAGGAACACAACGTAGAGCTGGAAATCAACATGCAACGCATGGGTACCAAAGTGGTAGAATTGCACAAGATCTCAAAATCCTTTGGCGACAAAACACTTATTGAAAACTTTGATTACAACTTCCAGCGTGGCGAACGTGTGGGTATTATTGGGAAAAATGGGACCGGAAAATCTACTTTTCTCAACATCATTAATGGTGATCTTGCTCCAGATACGGGTAAGGTAACCATAGGTGAAACGATCAAGATAGGTTACTATACGCAAGGTGGCATCGACATCAAGCCAGGACAAAAGGTGATTGATGTGATTAAGGAATATGGCGAGTACATACCGCTACAGAAAGGAAAAATCATTAGTGCAAGTCAGTTGCTGGAGCGCTTTCTTTTTGACAATAAAAAGAAACATGATTTTGTCGAGAAACTTAGTGGTGGCGAGCGCAAGCGCTTGTATTTATGTACTATACTGATTCAAAATCCCAATTTCCTGATCCTTGATGAGCCTACCAACGACCTGGACATCCCAACGTTGAACGTGCTGGAAAACTTTTTGATGGATTTCCCAGGTTGTATCGTGGTGGTAAGTCACGACCGCTACTTTATGGATAAGATTGTGGACCATCTCTTGGTATTCAATCAGTCTGGTGAGATTACCGATTTCCCGGGAAATTATTCTGATTTTAGAGCCTATGTGGGTACGACAGATATTGCTTTGGAAAAGGAAACCGTCAAGACTCCAGAGGTCAAGGCAGCTCCAAAACCAGAAAAACCCAAATCCAACACTGGCATTTCCCGCGAAGATCAAAAAGAACTGAGCCGACTGGAAAATAAAGTAAAGCAACTGGAAGCGGAACGCAAAAAGTTGCAAGACAGCTTTCTCGATGAATCCATAGATCCAGAGACCATGACCGAAAACAGTATCAAGCTGGGAAAAGTCAAGGAAGAACTGGAAGAAAAGGAAATGGAATGGCTGGAACTCACAGAGCGATTGGGAGTTTAA
- a CDS encoding O-methyltransferase, which produces MLHQLKHYLKHHWKSFHLHGIHSPFVFTLNRDCLQKRSNLAVNEEIVRFRESVKNHPQLLHIEDHGAGSKRLQENTRISSKILKHNCSSLKRAQLLSLLTHYLDVQRALELGTSLGIGTHALAMACQQVTSIEASPEVHGYASARLKAARVKNAHLITGTFQDFFDGNLHEQPSGIYDLVFIDGHHDGAATLRYFEALQPFLNEQSVVVIDDIYWSKGMTRAWEQLIHHPKVTASIDTYQWGILFFRKEQRQQAFHIHV; this is translated from the coding sequence GTGCTGCACCAACTCAAACACTACCTCAAACATCACTGGAAATCCTTCCACCTGCACGGTATTCATTCACCATTTGTTTTTACATTGAATCGTGACTGCTTGCAAAAGAGATCAAATCTTGCGGTGAATGAGGAAATAGTTCGCTTTCGCGAAAGCGTAAAAAACCATCCTCAATTATTACATATAGAAGATCATGGTGCGGGCAGTAAACGTTTGCAAGAGAACACGCGAATAAGCAGCAAAATCTTAAAGCACAATTGCAGTAGTTTGAAGCGAGCCCAGCTATTGTCTCTTCTTACGCATTATTTGGACGTGCAACGCGCTCTGGAACTAGGCACTTCCCTAGGAATAGGCACTCACGCGCTTGCGATGGCGTGCCAGCAAGTCACCAGTATTGAGGCGAGTCCAGAGGTTCACGGTTATGCCTCTGCACGATTGAAGGCGGCTCGTGTAAAAAATGCGCATTTGATCACTGGAACTTTTCAAGATTTTTTTGACGGTAATTTGCATGAGCAGCCCAGTGGGATCTATGACTTGGTTTTTATAGATGGACATCATGATGGTGCTGCAACCCTGCGCTATTTTGAAGCACTGCAGCCTTTCTTAAACGAGCAGTCTGTAGTGGTGATTGATGATATCTATTGGTCAAAAGGCATGACCCGAGCATGGGAACAATTGATACATCATCCCAAAGTCACCGCAAGCATTGATACCTATCAATGGGGTATTCTGTTTTTTAGAAAAGAACAGAGGCAACAAGCTTTTCATATTCATGTGTAA
- a CDS encoding ABC transporter ATP-binding protein — MSENVIEVRDIVRNFKLGQEEVKVLKGIDLDIKRGDYVAFMGPSGSGKSTFMNLLGCLDTPTSGTYRLNGTDVSSLSDDQLADIRNTEIGFVFQTFNLLPRTTALDNVALPMIYAGMSKKDRIARATEVLTSVGLADRMDHQPNQLSGGQRQRVAVGRALVNNPSIILADEPTGNLDSKTGVEIMALFDKIHADGNTVILVTHEEDIAEHAHRVIRLRDGLVESDVRNR, encoded by the coding sequence ATGAGTGAAAATGTCATCGAGGTGCGCGATATCGTGCGTAATTTCAAGTTGGGTCAGGAAGAGGTAAAAGTGCTTAAAGGCATTGACCTTGATATCAAACGTGGTGATTATGTCGCTTTTATGGGACCATCAGGTTCTGGAAAATCCACTTTTATGAATCTGCTGGGCTGTCTAGACACACCTACTTCAGGCACCTATCGACTTAATGGAACTGATGTTTCCAGTTTAAGCGATGACCAGCTTGCCGATATAAGAAATACAGAAATAGGTTTCGTTTTCCAGACATTTAACCTTTTGCCGCGTACCACGGCTCTTGATAACGTAGCCTTGCCCATGATTTATGCCGGTATGTCAAAAAAGGATCGCATCGCTAGAGCTACCGAAGTTTTAACCAGCGTAGGTCTTGCAGACCGTATGGACCACCAGCCCAATCAGCTTTCTGGTGGACAACGCCAGCGCGTGGCCGTAGGTCGTGCCCTAGTCAACAACCCATCCATCATCCTAGCCGATGAGCCTACCGGGAACCTGGACTCCAAAACAGGCGTGGAAATCATGGCTCTCTTTGATAAAATCCATGCCGATGGTAATACGGTAATTCTCGTCACTCACGAAGAAGACATCGCAGAGCATGCCCATCGTGTGATACGTTTGAGAGATGGCTTGGTGGAAAGTGATGTAAGGAATCGATAA
- a CDS encoding phage tail protein — MKKTLLLLAFLTFTSITCQAQDPMIGEIKMFAGNFAPRGWAFCNGQLLAVNQNSALFSILETTYGGDGRTTFALPDLRGRTPVGPGNGPGLSFIEVGQKGGTETHTLSLAEMPSHSHIATGSIPVNTISGDNDEVSPANGVLSNTGDDQYASSASADSMPANVTVGNTGGNLPFNIRNPYQGVHYIIALQGIYPARN, encoded by the coding sequence ATGAAAAAAACTCTACTCCTTCTCGCATTTCTAACATTTACTTCCATCACCTGTCAGGCACAAGACCCGATGATAGGCGAGATTAAAATGTTCGCCGGCAATTTTGCTCCACGCGGCTGGGCTTTCTGTAATGGGCAGCTCCTTGCTGTTAATCAAAACTCTGCATTGTTTTCCATTCTGGAAACCACCTATGGAGGCGATGGACGAACTACTTTTGCCTTACCAGACCTAAGAGGTCGTACGCCTGTAGGACCAGGAAATGGCCCAGGTTTGTCTTTCATTGAAGTAGGGCAAAAAGGAGGTACTGAGACTCACACCTTATCTCTTGCAGAAATGCCTTCTCATTCTCATATTGCTACTGGTAGTATTCCTGTCAACACCATTTCTGGTGATAACGATGAAGTTAGTCCAGCAAATGGAGTATTAAGTAATACGGGTGATGATCAATATGCATCATCTGCATCTGCAGACTCGATGCCAGCAAATGTCACTGTTGGCAATACTGGTGGTAACCTACCTTTCAATATACGTAACCCGTATCAAGGCGTACATTATATTATCGCCCTTCAAGGTATTTACCCAGCCCGCAACTAG